One region of Deinococcus planocerae genomic DNA includes:
- a CDS encoding prohibitin family protein — protein MTNRQEQGGEGAPRRGLPVRLGLIVGGLALAGLVVAQGLRVVPAGNVGVVFSALGGVRAQPLQEGVHFVTPFIDRVNLYSTRTQEVTLSHARGEGDEGAIRARSKEGLDITADVTVRYAINPGRAAELHQKLGPAYERVLIAPEIRSKVRDAIGQVNAADLISTQRQAVEVKVSEALRQEFTRNNIRLDAVLLRELKIPESVAKAIEQKQTAEQQVAVERNRLQQANISAQRAVVEAEGQARAAVARARGEAEALSLRGRALRENPQLIQLTVAEKLSPGINTVMLPADGNFLLDLKSLQGQQGQGVAAAKPGD, from the coding sequence ATGACCAACAGACAGGAGCAGGGCGGCGAGGGGGCCCCGAGGCGGGGCCTTCCCGTGCGGCTGGGGCTGATCGTGGGGGGGCTGGCGCTCGCCGGGCTGGTGGTGGCGCAAGGACTCCGGGTGGTGCCCGCCGGGAACGTGGGGGTGGTGTTCAGCGCGCTCGGCGGCGTGCGGGCCCAGCCCCTTCAGGAGGGGGTGCACTTCGTGACGCCGTTTATCGACCGGGTGAACCTGTACTCGACGCGGACGCAGGAGGTCACGCTCTCGCACGCGCGGGGCGAGGGGGACGAGGGGGCGATCCGGGCGCGCAGCAAGGAGGGGCTGGACATCACGGCGGACGTGACGGTGCGCTACGCGATCAACCCGGGGCGGGCGGCGGAACTGCACCAGAAGCTCGGCCCGGCCTACGAGCGGGTGCTCATCGCGCCCGAGATCCGCTCCAAGGTGCGCGACGCCATCGGGCAGGTGAACGCGGCGGACCTGATCAGCACCCAGCGGCAGGCGGTGGAGGTCAAGGTCTCCGAGGCGCTGAGACAGGAATTCACGCGCAACAACATCCGGCTCGACGCAGTGCTGCTGCGGGAACTCAAGATTCCCGAGAGCGTCGCCAAGGCCATCGAGCAAAAGCAGACCGCCGAGCAGCAGGTGGCGGTGGAGCGCAACCGGCTCCAGCAGGCCAACATCAGCGCCCAGCGCGCGGTCGTGGAGGCCGAGGGGCAGGCGCGGGCAGCGGTGGCGCGGGCGCGCGGCGAGGCGGAGGCCCTCAGCTTGCGCGGGCGGGCCCTGCGCGAGAATCCGCAGCTCATCCAACTGACGGTGGCGGAGAAGCTCTCGCCCGGCATTAACACGGTGATGCTGCCCGCCGACGGGAACTTCCTGCTCGACCTCAAGAGCCTGCAAGGGCAACAGGGACAAGGGGTGGCGGCGGCCAAACCGGGGGACTGA
- a CDS encoding AEC family transporter produces the protein MFAALLNVVLPVVLVAGVGAVLARRFPLSQDTLGKVSLNALTPALALSSLLGTTVTAQAGLRLAVAYFALALLGVLVAFLAARGVPGPTRRAVMASVAIGNNGNFGLPIALFALGQPGLDQAVIIFLCSVVLTFTLGPLLYGSSGGARAGLAAVGRLPVVWCIAAALLVRLLDVPLPLGLRRGIDLLGQAALPMVLLSLGIQLGQAARVALNRPILTAVGLRVLAMPALALGLGLLLGLRGLNLQGLVLASAMPTAVNAFLLAREYGADADTVASAVALSTLASVATAALVVTLLPGIGRLG, from the coding sequence GTGTTCGCGGCCCTCCTCAACGTCGTGCTGCCCGTCGTGCTCGTCGCGGGGGTGGGGGCCGTGCTCGCCCGGCGTTTTCCACTCAGCCAGGACACCCTCGGCAAGGTCAGCCTCAACGCCCTGACCCCCGCCCTGGCCCTGAGCAGCCTGCTCGGCACGACGGTCACGGCCCAGGCGGGCCTCCGGCTGGCCGTGGCGTACTTCGCGCTCGCCCTGCTCGGCGTGCTCGTCGCCTTTCTCGCCGCCCGGGGCGTGCCGGGCCCCACCCGCCGCGCCGTCATGGCGAGCGTCGCCATCGGCAACAACGGCAACTTCGGGCTGCCCATCGCCCTCTTCGCCCTCGGGCAGCCGGGGCTCGACCAGGCGGTCATCATCTTCCTGTGTTCGGTGGTGCTGACCTTCACCCTGGGGCCGCTGCTGTACGGCTCGTCGGGGGGCGCGCGGGCGGGACTGGCCGCCGTCGGGCGCCTCCCCGTCGTGTGGTGTATCGCCGCCGCGCTGCTCGTCCGCCTCCTCGACGTACCGCTGCCGCTCGGCCTGCGCCGCGGCATCGACCTTCTCGGTCAGGCCGCCCTGCCGATGGTGCTGCTCTCGCTCGGCATCCAGCTCGGACAGGCGGCGCGGGTGGCTTTGAACCGCCCCATCCTGACCGCCGTCGGCCTGCGGGTGCTCGCCATGCCCGCCCTCGCGCTCGGGCTGGGGTTGCTTCTCGGCCTGCGCGGGCTGAACCTTCAGGGCCTCGTGCTGGCGTCGGCCATGCCCACCGCCGTCAACGCCTTCCTCCTCGCCCGCGAGTACGGGGCGGACGCGGACACGGTGGCGAGTGCGGTCGCCCTGAGCACCCTCGCCAGCGTGGCGACGGCGGCCCTGGTGGTGACGCTGCTGCCGGGCATCGGGCGGCTGGGATGA
- a CDS encoding TetR/AcrR family transcriptional regulator, producing the protein MRETILDRAGELLAGRGYAGMSMDDVARAAGVTKGTLYHHFPEGKDALILAVGERSLRRHGDGLAAAITAAEGARAGLEAVARWTLEHSGGPEHILRDAVRFLPQEHAEAMTRGFMTRLYGPVRDLLEGGVQRGELPPHDTEFVAWAFLGLLAEFAELQPSVVRPRLAEQIVGLVLDGIGGK; encoded by the coding sequence ATGCGGGAGACCATCCTCGACCGGGCGGGGGAACTGCTGGCGGGGCGCGGCTACGCGGGCATGTCGATGGACGATGTGGCGCGGGCGGCGGGCGTCACGAAGGGCACGCTCTACCACCACTTCCCGGAGGGCAAGGACGCGCTGATCCTGGCGGTGGGGGAGCGGAGCCTGAGGCGGCACGGGGACGGGCTGGCGGCGGCGATCACGGCGGCGGAGGGCGCCCGTGCCGGGCTGGAGGCCGTGGCGCGCTGGACGCTGGAACACAGCGGCGGCCCCGAGCACATCCTGCGAGACGCCGTGCGCTTCCTGCCCCAGGAGCACGCCGAGGCCATGACGCGGGGCTTCATGACGCGGCTGTACGGGCCGGTGCGCGACCTTCTGGAGGGGGGCGTCCAGCGCGGTGAACTGCCCCCCCACGACACGGAGTTCGTGGCCTGGGCCTTCCTGGGGCTGCTGGCGGAGTTCGCCGAGTTGCAGCCGTCGGTGGTCAGACCCCGCCTGGCCGAGCAGATCGTGGGGCTTGTGCTGGACGGAATAGGCGGGAAGTAG
- a CDS encoding ABC transporter substrate-binding protein, translating into MKKFIVTAALVALGSASAQKTQMEFWTIALAPLFNDEMNRLVAQFEKENPNVDLKWVDVPASAIEQKLLAAIASGRPPAAVNLSSDMVVKMVDQGALEPLTLTDAQRKLYFPSPLNTFTYDGKVMGVPWYWSPKVVAYNTDIFRKAGLDPNNPPRTIQTLITAARQIKDKTGMYGFVPNINNLNLLYLFQEAGLPVFDKSGGKAVFNSPQHVQLLQTYVDLYKKGYIPEDTMRRGFTAATELYSSGKLGMLITGPQFILRVANDNKAVYDLTKVAPYPINIAGNVIHTPLMGFSVPKGARDKALAQKLALFLTNDVNQLAFSKVTKTTFPSTVRASTDKFFKQGGQNATDQGRLVASTELKKARDLTLVYPDAGKLNKVFKDNVEAAMTGQKGAKQALDDIVKAWNASL; encoded by the coding sequence ATGAAGAAGTTCATCGTGACCGCCGCCCTCGTCGCCCTCGGCAGCGCCAGCGCGCAGAAGACGCAGATGGAGTTCTGGACGATTGCGCTCGCGCCCCTCTTCAACGACGAGATGAACCGGCTCGTCGCCCAGTTCGAGAAGGAAAACCCCAACGTGGACCTGAAGTGGGTGGACGTGCCCGCCTCGGCCATCGAGCAAAAGCTCCTCGCCGCCATCGCCTCGGGCCGCCCGCCCGCCGCCGTGAACCTGTCTTCCGACATGGTGGTGAAGATGGTGGACCAGGGGGCGCTGGAGCCGCTGACGCTGACGGACGCGCAGAGGAAGCTGTACTTCCCCAGCCCGCTGAATACCTTCACGTACGACGGCAAGGTCATGGGCGTGCCGTGGTACTGGTCGCCGAAGGTGGTGGCGTACAACACCGACATCTTCCGCAAGGCGGGCCTGGACCCCAACAACCCACCCCGCACGATCCAGACGCTGATCACCGCCGCCCGGCAGATCAAGGACAAGACGGGCATGTACGGCTTCGTGCCCAACATCAACAACCTCAACCTGCTGTACCTCTTCCAGGAGGCGGGCCTCCCGGTCTTCGACAAGTCGGGCGGCAAGGCGGTGTTCAACTCGCCGCAGCACGTGCAGCTCCTCCAGACGTACGTGGACCTGTACAAGAAGGGGTACATCCCCGAAGACACCATGCGCCGGGGCTTCACCGCCGCGACCGAGCTGTACTCCAGCGGCAAGCTGGGGATGCTGATCACCGGGCCGCAGTTCATCCTGCGGGTGGCGAACGACAACAAGGCCGTGTACGACCTGACGAAGGTGGCGCCCTACCCCATCAACATCGCGGGGAACGTCATCCACACGCCGCTGATGGGCTTTTCCGTGCCCAAGGGCGCCCGTGACAAGGCGCTGGCGCAGAAGCTGGCGCTGTTCCTCACGAACGACGTGAACCAGCTCGCCTTCTCCAAGGTCACGAAGACGACCTTCCCGAGCACCGTGAGAGCGAGCACGGACAAGTTCTTCAAGCAGGGCGGGCAGAACGCCACCGACCAGGGCAGGCTCGTCGCCAGCACCGAGCTGAAAAAGGCCCGGGACCTGACCCTCGTGTACCCCGACGCGGGCAAGCTCAACAAGGTCTTCAAGGACAACGTGGAGGCGGCCATGACCGGCCAGAAGGGCGCCAAGCAGGCCCTTGACGACATCGTGAAGGCGTGGAACGCGAGCCTGTAA
- a CDS encoding NAD(P)-dependent oxidoreductase produces the protein MTRTAAFLGLGAMGGPMAAHVVRHRQAQGGRALVWNRTRSKAEAHAAEFGGEAVDLAGVAGADVIFTCLPTSAEGDGVMDALIGDLREGATWVDCTSGHPEAARRQSARLRKRGVAFLDAPVSGGPWGAEAGKLTVMVGGDAGVLERVRGDLAFAGRVVHMGEVGAGFAVKAVNNTLMAVNMWAAGEGLAALARTGVDLHAALDVINASSGRSYPTESLIGQRVLTREFPVTFTLGLLAKDTGIAADVVREAGASAPVLTQTAALVRAAATTVGAGADYSAMLRLVEQMNGQELR, from the coding sequence ATGACCAGAACAGCCGCATTTCTCGGCCTGGGCGCGATGGGTGGGCCGATGGCCGCCCACGTCGTCCGGCATAGGCAGGCACAGGGCGGGCGCGCCCTCGTGTGGAACCGCACCCGCTCGAAGGCAGAGGCGCACGCCGCCGAGTTCGGGGGCGAGGCGGTGGACCTCGCCGGGGTGGCTGGGGCCGACGTGATCTTCACCTGCCTGCCCACGAGCGCCGAGGGGGACGGGGTGATGGACGCGCTGATCGGCGATTTGCGGGAGGGCGCGACCTGGGTGGACTGCACGAGCGGGCACCCGGAGGCGGCCAGGAGGCAATCGGCGCGGCTACGGAAGCGGGGCGTCGCCTTTCTCGACGCGCCCGTGAGCGGCGGGCCGTGGGGTGCCGAGGCGGGGAAGCTCACCGTGATGGTGGGCGGGGACGCGGGGGTGCTGGAGCGGGTGCGGGGGGACCTCGCCTTCGCGGGGCGGGTGGTGCACATGGGAGAGGTGGGGGCGGGCTTCGCGGTGAAGGCCGTGAACAACACCCTGATGGCCGTGAACATGTGGGCGGCGGGCGAGGGGTTGGCGGCGCTGGCGCGCACGGGGGTGGACCTGCATGCGGCGCTCGACGTGATCAACGCGAGCAGCGGACGCAGCTACCCCACCGAGAGCCTGATCGGGCAGCGGGTGCTGACCCGCGAGTTTCCGGTGACCTTCACGCTCGGGCTGCTCGCCAAGGACACCGGCATCGCCGCCGACGTGGTGCGGGAGGCGGGGGCGAGCGCGCCGGTGCTGACGCAGACGGCGGCCCTCGTCCGTGCGGCGGCCACGACCGTCGGTGCGGGGGCGGACTACAGCGCCATGCTGCGGCTGGTCGAGCAGATGAACGGCCAGGAGCTGCGGTGA
- a CDS encoding N-acetylmannosamine-6-phosphate 2-epimerase, with translation MHSILAGLRGQLIVSVQADEGSPLREVPLIVALSRAALVGGASGLRLRSGEDIRAVRDMLEAEGGSVPIIGLTKNNHPGTEVYITATPEEVREVAQAGADVVAFDGTDLPRPHTVAELVEATHAAGALAMADISTLEEARSAYAAGADIVGTTMSGYTPHSPRQPGPDFALMDALRAAGLPFIAEGRLNTPELAAEALRRGAHAVVVGSAITRPDHVTRWFAQAVRGAAG, from the coding sequence ATGCATTCCATCCTGGCGGGGTTGCGGGGCCAACTGATCGTGAGCGTGCAGGCGGACGAGGGGAGCCCGCTGCGGGAAGTGCCCCTGATCGTGGCGCTGAGCCGGGCCGCCCTGGTGGGCGGCGCCTCGGGGCTGCGGCTGCGGAGCGGCGAGGACATCCGGGCGGTGCGGGACATGTTGGAGGCGGAGGGCGGGAGCGTCCCCATCATCGGCCTGACGAAGAACAACCACCCGGGCACGGAGGTGTACATCACCGCCACCCCGGAGGAGGTGCGGGAGGTGGCCCAGGCGGGCGCGGACGTGGTGGCCTTCGACGGGACGGACCTGCCCCGGCCCCACACCGTGGCCGAACTCGTGGAGGCCACACACGCGGCGGGCGCTCTGGCGATGGCGGACATCAGCACCCTGGAGGAGGCGCGGTCGGCCTACGCGGCGGGCGCGGACATCGTGGGCACGACGATGAGCGGGTATACACCGCACAGCCCCAGGCAGCCGGGGCCCGACTTCGCCCTGATGGACGCCCTGCGCGCGGCGGGCCTCCCCTTCATTGCCGAGGGCCGATTGAACACGCCCGAGCTGGCGGCGGAGGCGCTGCGGCGGGGGGCACACGCGGTCGTGGTGGGAAGCGCGATCACCCGCCCGGATCACGTGACGCGCTGGTTTGCGCAGGCGGTGCGGGGGGCGGCGGGCTAG
- a CDS encoding DegV family protein, translating to MRPLFGVATDGGLDAFAGLKNDVPVAPFSLNFGSTTYRMHEITREELYRELQTNPVHPTSSQPTPQDWAEACRAAGERESGTVLPVLALTISAGLSGSRNAAEQAQSVVPELPVTIHDTRTISAAQAFQVHAAVTAAERGETLETALDWVRRTYEETELYFTIETLEYLRRGGRIGRVQATLGGLLNLKPVITVERETGAYTNVGRARSYKGATLAVADQVTRRYGEGTPLRLGLLYGSVREDADTLLEAIQGRHPIVWSGFAGVNPVLNVHTGPRALGVAAAPGAWVWER from the coding sequence GTGAGGCCCCTCTTCGGCGTCGCCACCGACGGCGGGCTGGACGCGTTCGCGGGGTTGAAAAACGACGTGCCCGTCGCGCCCTTCAGCCTGAATTTCGGCTCCACGACGTACCGGATGCACGAGATTACCCGCGAGGAGCTATACCGCGAACTCCAGACCAACCCGGTCCACCCCACGAGCAGCCAGCCCACCCCGCAGGACTGGGCGGAGGCCTGCCGCGCGGCGGGGGAGCGGGAGAGTGGGACGGTCCTCCCGGTGCTCGCCCTCACCATCAGCGCCGGGCTCTCGGGCAGCCGCAACGCCGCCGAGCAGGCGCAATCGGTCGTGCCGGAGCTTCCCGTCACCATTCACGACACCCGGACGATCAGCGCGGCGCAGGCCTTCCAGGTCCATGCCGCCGTCACCGCCGCCGAACGCGGGGAGACGCTGGAGACGGCGCTGGACTGGGTGCGGCGGACCTACGAGGAGACCGAGCTGTACTTCACCATCGAGACGCTGGAGTACCTGCGGCGGGGCGGACGGATCGGTCGGGTGCAGGCCACGCTGGGCGGGCTCCTGAACCTCAAGCCCGTCATCACCGTGGAGCGGGAGACGGGCGCCTACACGAACGTGGGCCGCGCCCGGAGCTACAAGGGCGCCACCCTGGCGGTTGCCGATCAGGTCACCCGGCGCTACGGGGAAGGCACGCCCCTGCGCCTGGGCCTGCTGTACGGCAGCGTGCGGGAGGATGCGGACACGCTGCTGGAGGCGATCCAGGGGCGGCATCCCATCGTCTGGTCGGGCTTCGCGGGCGTGAATCCGGTGCTCAACGTCCACACCGGGCCGCGGGCGCTGGGGGTGGCGGCGGCGCCGGGGGCGTGGGTGTGGGAGAGGTGA
- a CDS encoding YchJ family protein, protein MPLPFPVFKPCPCGLGRSYGACCGPLHRGEREATTPGELMRSRYSAYALRDTAYVRRTWHPQTCPPDLDLDADEARYQGLTVHRAEGNEVTFTAVLRVGGRTHRLRERSTFARLEGRWVYVSGE, encoded by the coding sequence ATGCCCCTCCCCTTTCCCGTCTTCAAGCCCTGCCCGTGCGGTTTGGGGCGGAGTTACGGCGCGTGCTGCGGGCCCCTGCACCGGGGCGAGCGGGAGGCGACCACGCCGGGGGAGCTGATGCGCTCGCGGTACTCGGCCTATGCCCTGCGCGACACGGCCTACGTGCGGCGGACGTGGCACCCGCAGACGTGCCCGCCCGACCTCGACCTGGACGCTGACGAGGCGCGATACCAGGGCCTGACGGTCCACCGGGCGGAGGGGAACGAGGTGACGTTCACGGCGGTTCTGCGGGTGGGGGGACGCACCCACCGCCTGCGGGAGCGGAGCACCTTCGCGCGGCTGGAGGGGCGCTGGGTGTACGTGTCGGGGGAGTGA
- a CDS encoding glycoside hydrolase family 3 protein: protein MTLPQPGAFVMVDIPGPTLDPDTANHLRRHGIRSVCLFGKNVQDAAQLRGLCADLRDLMGEGALIALDHEGGAILRPTFWPFAPSAMSLGAADDAGLTEDVNAALARQLRSVGVNWNFAPVLDVNVNPANPVIGDRAYGADPVLVARHGAAALRGHARERVAGCVKHFPGHGDTHLDSHLALPRVRKSRAELDAVEFAPFRACLTGAPAVMTAHIIYDALDPEHPATLSRAVLTDLLRREWGYGGVTVTDSMGMQAIDANYGRGEAAVLALRAGADLVMALGRREAQQATLAAIGDALTGTLDRGEVEASLERLHTLAAAHPAGADPAPGPQDDAALFAEGWARGLTVYRAPVAPPPGTRVRLVAGRKVTRENVSEASVDAGMLARDLGAVYEVDLLAYDDPADLDWEAIRAPGLPVILATTARHRSAALRLARPDLHLALYNPYAVLDVPAPAVLTYGFRPEARAALVAWLRGEAGAPGRLPFSDGG from the coding sequence GTGACCCTTCCTCAACCCGGCGCGTTTGTGATGGTGGACATCCCCGGCCCTACCCTCGACCCGGACACGGCGAACCATCTGCGGCGGCACGGCATCCGCAGCGTGTGCCTCTTCGGCAAGAACGTGCAGGACGCCGCGCAACTCCGCGGGCTCTGCGCCGACCTGCGCGACCTGATGGGGGAAGGTGCCCTGATCGCCCTCGACCACGAGGGGGGCGCGATCCTGCGCCCGACCTTCTGGCCCTTCGCCCCCTCGGCGATGAGCCTCGGCGCGGCGGACGACGCGGGGCTCACCGAGGACGTGAACGCGGCGCTGGCCCGGCAACTGCGCTCCGTCGGCGTGAACTGGAACTTCGCCCCCGTGCTCGACGTGAACGTGAACCCGGCCAACCCGGTCATCGGCGACCGGGCCTACGGCGCGGACCCCGTTCTCGTCGCGCGGCACGGCGCGGCGGCCCTGCGGGGGCACGCGCGCGAGAGGGTCGCGGGCTGCGTGAAGCACTTTCCCGGCCACGGCGACACGCACCTCGACAGCCACCTCGCCCTGCCCCGCGTGCGGAAGTCCCGCGCCGAGCTGGACGCGGTGGAATTCGCCCCCTTCCGCGCCTGCCTGACGGGCGCCCCCGCCGTGATGACCGCCCACATCATCTACGACGCGCTCGACCCCGAACACCCGGCCACCCTCTCCCGCGCGGTCCTCACCGACCTGCTGCGCCGCGAGTGGGGCTACGGGGGCGTGACCGTCACCGACAGCATGGGGATGCAGGCCATCGACGCGAACTACGGGCGCGGGGAGGCGGCGGTCCTCGCCCTCCGAGCCGGGGCCGACCTCGTGATGGCCCTGGGCCGCCGCGAGGCGCAGCAGGCGACCCTGGCCGCCATCGGGGACGCGCTGACGGGCACGCTCGACCGGGGCGAGGTGGAGGCGAGCCTGGAACGCCTGCACACCCTCGCCGCCGCCCACCCCGCCGGGGCGGACCCGGCCCCCGGTCCCCAGGACGACGCGGCGCTCTTCGCGGAGGGATGGGCACGCGGGTTGACGGTCTACCGCGCCCCGGTTGCGCCCCCTCCCGGCACCCGTGTCCGCCTCGTCGCCGGGCGCAAGGTGACCCGCGAGAACGTCAGCGAGGCGAGCGTGGACGCGGGGATGCTCGCCCGCGACCTCGGCGCCGTGTACGAGGTGGACCTCCTCGCCTACGACGACCCCGCCGATCTCGACTGGGAGGCGATCCGCGCCCCCGGCCTCCCCGTGATCCTCGCCACGACGGCCCGGCACCGCTCGGCGGCTCTTCGACTCGCGCGGCCCGACCTGCACCTCGCGCTCTACAACCCCTATGCCGTCCTCGACGTGCCCGCCCCCGCCGTGCTCACCTACGGTTTCCGCCCCGAGGCCCGCGCCGCGCTGGTCGCGTGGCTGCGCGGGGAAGCGGGGGCCCCGGGCCGACTGCCGTTCAGCGACGGTGGGTGA
- the pepF gene encoding oligoendopeptidase F — protein sequence MTTTLPRRADVPREQTWDIEALFATPQDWEAEAQALPGLIDALGQHAGRLGSGQGALAAYLREEGEVELRLTRLLSYASMGASVDGRDAEAAARRDRANGIAARYASVTAFARPELLALDEKAVREWLTHPDLQGHRIRFERLWRTREHVRSAEVEELLGAVQAPFASERGIHPALANMDLRFGTVSSGSGGGEPVTQGNVDRLTSDPDRDIRRQAWENYTGAHLAVRHAQAAMYATNVRQNVFLARARRYPDAITATLAPDRIPLGVVTTLLDTYRAHTPTWHRYWNVRKKWLGLPELREYDVKAALVPPREVSYGQAVEWIAQGMAPLGEDYVRELRVGLTEERWVDYAANEGKRQGAYSAGAGRVKPYIFMTWNGTMSSYSTLAHEIGHSMHSLLSQREHPFSVPRYTLFHAEVASNFDQAMVRQFLLKEARGAGDTDFEVAIIEEALANFHRYFFIMPTLAAFELECYRRVEAGGTLSAPDLITLTADLLAQGYGDGVTMDRERSGILWAQFSTHLYANFYAYQYATGISAAHQLLTQFGADPEGARERYLAFLRSGGSLDPIDALRGAGVDMLSPEPVEATFRTLAGYVDRLEELAEERT from the coding sequence ATGACGACAACCTTGCCAAGACGCGCCGACGTGCCGCGCGAGCAGACCTGGGACATCGAGGCGCTCTTTGCCACCCCGCAGGACTGGGAGGCGGAGGCACAGGCCCTGCCCGGACTCATCGACGCCCTGGGCCAGCACGCCGGGCGGCTCGGCAGCGGCCAGGGCGCCCTCGCCGCCTACCTCCGCGAGGAGGGCGAGGTCGAGTTGCGGCTCACCCGCCTGCTCTCCTACGCGAGCATGGGCGCGAGCGTGGACGGGCGCGACGCGGAGGCCGCCGCCCGCCGCGACCGGGCCAACGGCATCGCCGCGCGGTACGCCAGCGTGACCGCCTTCGCCCGCCCCGAACTCCTCGCGCTCGACGAGAAGGCGGTGCGGGAGTGGCTGACCCACCCCGACCTGCAAGGCCACCGCATCCGTTTCGAGCGGTTGTGGCGCACCCGCGAGCACGTCCGCTCCGCCGAGGTGGAAGAACTCCTCGGCGCCGTCCAGGCCCCCTTCGCCTCGGAACGCGGCATCCACCCCGCCCTCGCCAACATGGACCTGCGCTTCGGCACCGTGTCCTCCGGGAGTGGGGGCGGCGAGCCCGTCACCCAGGGCAACGTGGACCGCCTCACCTCCGATCCCGACCGTGACATTCGGCGCCAGGCCTGGGAGAACTATACGGGCGCCCACCTCGCCGTCCGCCACGCGCAGGCCGCGATGTACGCGACGAACGTCCGCCAGAACGTCTTCCTCGCCCGCGCCCGCCGCTACCCGGACGCGATCACGGCGACCCTCGCCCCCGACCGCATCCCGCTGGGGGTGGTGACCACCCTCCTGGACACCTACCGCGCCCACACGCCGACCTGGCACCGCTACTGGAACGTGCGCAAGAAGTGGCTCGGCCTCCCCGAACTGCGCGAGTACGACGTGAAGGCCGCCCTCGTCCCCCCGCGCGAGGTGAGCTACGGGCAGGCGGTCGAGTGGATCGCGCAGGGCATGGCCCCCCTCGGCGAGGACTACGTGCGGGAGCTGCGGGTGGGCCTGACCGAGGAGCGCTGGGTGGACTACGCCGCCAACGAGGGCAAGCGTCAGGGCGCCTACTCCGCCGGGGCCGGGCGCGTCAAGCCCTACATCTTCATGACCTGGAACGGCACGATGTCGAGCTACTCGACCCTCGCCCACGAGATCGGCCACTCCATGCACTCGCTGCTCTCCCAGCGCGAGCACCCCTTCAGCGTCCCCCGCTACACCCTCTTCCACGCCGAGGTGGCGAGCAACTTCGATCAGGCGATGGTGCGGCAGTTCCTCCTGAAAGAGGCGCGCGGGGCGGGCGACACCGACTTCGAGGTGGCGATCATCGAGGAGGCGCTCGCCAATTTCCACCGCTACTTCTTCATCATGCCGACCCTGGCCGCCTTCGAGCTGGAGTGCTACCGCCGCGTCGAGGCGGGCGGCACGCTGAGCGCCCCCGACCTGATCACGCTGACCGCCGACCTCCTGGCGCAGGGCTACGGCGACGGCGTGACAATGGACCGCGAGCGCAGCGGCATCCTCTGGGCGCAGTTCTCCACCCACCTCTACGCCAACTTTTACGCCTACCAGTACGCCACCGGCATCAGCGCCGCCCATCAGCTCCTGACCCAGTTCGGCGCCGACCCGGAGGGCGCCCGCGAGCGTTACCTCGCCTTCCTGCGCTCCGGCGGCAGCCTCGACCCCATCGACGCCCTGCGAGGGGCCGGGGTGGACATGCTCTCCCCGGAGCCCGTGGAGGCGACCTTCCGCACGCTGGCCGGCTATGTGGACCGGCTGGAGGAGCTGGCGGAGGAGCGGACCTAA
- a CDS encoding TrmH family RNA methyltransferase: MTAPDVITSLQNPHVKRLVRLRGRREREREGVILIEGARELSRAVAVGVLPQTLYLCPPLFSPEAREVAPSFPGTPVLLSREAFEKVSGRENPDGLLGVAPVPDPALPDPDGDAILVVLRGLEKPGNVGAILRTADAAGASGVIVLGRGADPYGPNVIRASQGSVFTLPVAVLEEGEALEWLAGRGFTRVACTPDAPHVYWDAPLTGRVALVLGAEHEGLPPEWRAAELPVRVPMHGAADSLNVATAAALVLYECLRQRRRPGG; encoded by the coding sequence ATGACCGCCCCTGACGTGATCACCTCCCTGCAAAATCCGCACGTCAAGCGCCTCGTCCGGTTGCGTGGACGCCGCGAACGCGAGCGTGAGGGCGTCATCCTGATCGAGGGGGCCCGCGAACTCTCCCGGGCGGTGGCGGTGGGCGTCCTGCCCCAGACCCTCTACCTCTGCCCGCCCCTGTTCAGCCCGGAGGCGCGCGAGGTGGCTCCCTCCTTCCCCGGCACTCCCGTCCTCCTCTCCCGCGAGGCGTTCGAGAAGGTCAGCGGGCGCGAGAATCCCGACGGCCTGCTCGGGGTTGCCCCCGTGCCCGACCCAGCCCTGCCCGACCCTGACGGCGACGCCATCCTCGTCGTGCTGCGCGGCCTGGAAAAGCCCGGCAACGTGGGCGCGATCCTGCGGACGGCGGACGCGGCGGGGGCCTCCGGCGTCATCGTCCTCGGGCGCGGCGCCGACCCCTACGGCCCGAACGTGATCCGCGCTTCTCAGGGCAGCGTCTTTACCCTCCCCGTCGCCGTGCTGGAGGAGGGAGAGGCGCTGGAGTGGCTCGCGGGGCGGGGGTTCACGCGCGTCGCCTGCACCCCCGACGCCCCTCACGTCTACTGGGACGCGCCGCTGACGGGCCGGGTCGCCCTCGTCCTGGGGGCGGAGCACGAGGGGTTGCCGCCGGAGTGGCGGGCCGCCGAACTCCCCGTCCGCGTCCCCATGCACGGCGCCGCCGACAGCCTGAACGTGGCGACCGCCGCCGCGCTCGTCTTGTACGAGTGCCTGAGACAGCGCCGGCGGCCCGGAGGGTAG